The Halobacterium sp. R2-5 DNA segment AGAGTGGGATTTCACATAACCGAAGCGAATGGGATTAGGAACTCGAAGCTGACTCCTTGGAAATTGGGGCGACCAGCGTCTGAGTGGCGGGACTGGCTAGTTCGTGGCGTCGTTTTACAGAATATTCGAGTGAAAACCCGCCGATTACCCCTCCGAATCCGGAACTTCCGGGGCCTGTACGCCGATGGTCGATATCGCTCCAGGGGAAGCTAGTTCGGTATTATCGAAGTAGAGTGTGTCGCTGGGGATTACATCCATACAGTTGTAAGCCAGTGTCTGGGAGAGGTAGAGTCGGACAGCCGTAGCGGGAACAACTTCGCGCGCTTCCGGACCGCTGACAGTCGGAACGCGCGCCTTCGCGACGCTCGACCAGACTCACCAACAGACCCGCCGTACGGAAACCGGACTCAGGATCAGAGAGCGGTGCGACAGTTGCCGTCCACGCGACTGTCGTGTTGGCCCCTACTTCGTGGCTATCGAAGCTTCGAGTTCATCGACGACGTCTTGGAGCAGGCCGGCGAGTTCCTCGTCCGGCGGAAGCCGATACGGTGGGCCGGAGACGTCCAGTGATCCGAATACGCCACCGTCCGGGTCGTCGACCGGGACGGCCACTGAACGGAGCCCCTCCAGCGCCTCCTGGTCGTTGACAGCGTACCCACGCTCTCGGGTCCGTGCGAGTTCGGCGCGGAGTTCGTCTCGGTCGACGATGGTGTTCTCCGTCTCCTGTGGCAGTCCCCACCGGTCCAGAACCGCTTCGCGACGCTCCTCGTCGAACTCGGCGAGCATGGCTTTGCCGCTGGCCGAGTTGTGCATGTAGAAGTAGCGGCCGACCTGATACCCTTCGCTCGCGGGGTTGTTGGTCTCGTCGAAGAGAATGATGCTGCGACCGTTCTCCTCGACGGCGAAGTTGACCTCCTCGTTCGTCACGTCTGCGAGCTCGAACGCCTTCTCTTTCGCTAACCGGTATCGGTCGTCGCGGTAGCGAGCGATTTCCCCAAGATGGAAAAGATTCAGTCCGAGATGATATTCGTCACCGGCCTTGGTGACGTACCCGAACTCCTCCAGGGTGTTGAGGTGGGTGTACAGCGTGCTCGATGAGAGGCTCATGTGGTCGGCGATCTCCGAGAGCGTTGCACCGCCGAGCTCTTCGATGGCGTCGACGATGCGCAGCGACATCGCCGTGGTCTTCCGCCACTCGCCGTCGTTTTCGCGGTCCATACGTACGTCTACCCAGCGAGACCCTTAAATCTCCGTCCGGCCGACGTAATTTCCAGTATGGGGAAAACAATCACCGATAGAACATGAATAAATGTTTATTTCTTGGCTGATATCGTCGAGAACACCCCTCGGATACAAACATTCAGTCAGATACGCTCGTCTGTCATTCGACCGGAAGGCCCGAACGGGTCACCCTGCGTGGCCGAACAGAGCGTTCTTCCCCACATTTCGAATTATGCTGTGTACAGCGCTCTCGAGGGCGCTGTCCCGGCCACCAGTATCTATAAATCACAGCGAGCGAATAGAATGAACATCGGTACTTCCGGATCGGTATCCCGCCCAACCCGGTTGGAAGGTACCCGTCCGCTCAGGAGAACTATGTCCATCGAATTCGAAGCCATTCAGCGAGCCCAAGACCGCATCGACGACGAATCGGTTGCTAGAGAAACACCGATCGAAACGAGTCGGACGCTAGACCACGACACTGACGGCCGAGTGTTCCTGAAAATGGAACATCTTCAGCGAACGGGCTCGTTCAAGACCCGGGGAGCCTACAACAAACTCTCCCAAATCGAAGAAGACGACGAGCAGACTGCCGAACGGGCGATTGCCGCCAGCGCTGGCAACCACGCCCAAGGCGTCGCGCTCGCCGCGGCGAAGACGGGCCTTGACGCCACCATCGTCATGCCGACGAACGCGCCACAGTCGAAGATCGACGCGACGCGGGGCTACGGTGCCGACGTCGAACTCCACGGCCAGAACTTCCAGGCGGCGATGAACCACGCCCAATCACTGGTCGACGAGAACGCCGTCTTCGTACACGCCTACGACGACCCCGACATCGTCGCTGGCCAAGGGACACTTGGTCTCGAGATTCTCGACCAGGTCCCAGACGCCGACACGGTCGTTGTACCGATCGGCGGCGGCGGACTCATCGGCGGCGTCTCGAAAGCCATTGCGGAACGAGCGCCATCCGTGCGCGTCGTCGGGGTTCAGGCCGAAGACGCGGCGACTGTCCCACAGAGCCTCCAGAAGGGTGCCCCTCAGACAATCGACTCGGTCCAGACGATCGCCGACGGAATCGCTACGGGCGGCATCTCGGAACTCACGTACGACCTCATCGACCAGCACGTCGACGAGGTAGTGACGGTCTCAGACACGGAGATCGCACATAGCATCCGCTACCTCCTCGAACGCACCAAACAGATGGTCGAAGGAGCGGGTGCCGCGACCGTCGCGGCACTCCTGAACGACTACGTCGACGTCACCGACGAGACGATAGTACCGGTGCTCAGCGGGGGGAACCTCAGCGCGACGATGCTCCAGCGGACGCTCACACACGAACTCACCTACCGGCAGCAACTCGTCCAGCTCCGGGTCCGGATCATCGACGAGCCCGGCAAGATGGGGGACATCGCGAGCATCATCGCCAATGAGAACGCAAACATCCGATCAGTCAACCACGAGCGCGCCGTCGACGAACTGAAAGTCGGCGAGGCGTACCTCGACATCCGGATCGAGACTAGCGGCAATCGACACACTCGCCGCATCATCCAAGCGATCGAAGACGCAGACTACGAAGTCTCCCGCCTCAACTGACATACGGTGTGGCGTCTCACGGACGAACCACGGAGTTCGCGTCGTTACCTAGTGTGACGCAGTCGGGATTGTCCCCACGACAAGCTATATACTGTTCCAGACGAGCATTCGAAGCGTGTCGACCAGAAAGCCACCTCTCCACGAGACGCATTTGCAGTCCGGTGCCGACTTCACCGACTTCGGCGGCTGGGACATGCCGGTCTCGTTCGACTCGATTCGAACCGAGCACGCGGCAGTCCGCGACTCGGCTGGCATCTTCGATGTTAGCCACATGGGCGAAGTCACGGTCGGCGGACCGGACGCCACCGAACTGACGAACCGGCTCACGACCAACGACGTGACCGAGCTCGACCCGGGCGACGCCCAGTACGCCTGTATCCTCTCCGAAGACGGGACGATCATCGACGACACCGTCGTCTACTTCCAACCCGACGGCGAGGAGTACCTCTTCGTTCCCAACGCCGGGAACGACGAGGCGATGGCCGACCGCTGGACCGACCACGCGGCGGCACACGACCTCGAGGCGACCGTCACGAACCGCACCGGCGAACTCGGGATGTTCGCTGTCCAGGGCCCGGACGCGGTCGAAGCCGTCCAGACGGCCGCGACCGACCCCCTCGAGGACGTGTCCCGGTTTAGCGCGCGCGACACGACGATCAACGGCGCCGACTGTCTCGCCGCCCGAACCGGTTACACCGGCGAGGACGGCTTCGAGTTGATTTTCGACACCGACGACTCCAAAGCTGTCTGGGACGCGTTCGACGACGTGCAGGCCTGTGGGCTCGGTGCGCGTGACACGCTCAGGCTGGAGGCCGGGCTGTTACTCTCCGGGCAGGACTTCCACGTCGAGGACGAACCACGGACACCCTACGAGACGCGGCTGAGCTTCGTGGTCGACGATTCGAAGTCGTTCTTCGTCGGCCAGGCGGCGCTTCAGGATGCCGCCGACCCGGACGAGCTACTCGTCGGCCTGGAACTGGACGAACGCGCCGTCCCCCGTCACGGGTATCCGATTCTGCACGACGGCGAACAGGTCGGCCACGTGACCAGCGGGACGATGAGCCCGACGCTCGAGGTTCCGATCGCCCTCGGCTACGTGGACGCCGCGTACGCCGACGAAGGGACCTCGCTGGCCGTCGAGGTACGCGACCGGTCGGCGGCAGCGACGGTCGTCAGCCACCGGTTCCTCCAGGAGCACCGCGAATAAACGACCAGCGACTCACAACACCAACCAATGGCATTTGACGTACCTGACGGACTGTACTACACTGAATCGCACGAGTGGATCGACCCGGACGGCGACACAGCGAGAATCGGCATCACCGACTTCGCACAGGACGAACTCGGTGACATCGTCTTCGTGGAACTGCCAGCGACCGACGCCGAACTCGACGAAGGCGACGAGCTCGCAGTCATCGAGAGTATCAAGGCCGTGTCCGACGTCTACACTCCAGTTGCTGGGGCCGTCGTGGCCGGTAACGAGGCGGTCGGGGACGAGCCCGAACTCGTCAACGACGACCCGTACGGCGACGGCTGGCTCGTCGAACTGGAGCTCGACGAGGACTTCGACACGGACTCGCTCCTGTCGGCCGCCGAGTACCGCGAACAAATCGAGTAGTTGCCCGGACGACCAACAATGTCACAGCAAACCCAGAACACGAGAAGCGAGCGTCAGTCCGGAGGCAGCCCGTACGCACCGCACACGGCAGCTGACGTCGAAGCGATGCTCGACGTCATCGGCGCCGAATCCGTCGACGACCTGTTCGACGTTCCGCCATCAGTTCGGTTCGACGGCTCGTTCGGGATCGAGGCGTCGTCGGAGCAGGCGGTGGTCCGTGACGTCTCGGACACGCTTGCGCAGAACGAACAGCTCACCGAGTTTCTCGGCCGGGGACGGTACAATCACTACGTTCCCTCTGTCGTCGACGACCTCTCGTCACGATCGGAGTTCCTCACGTCGTACACACAGTACCAGCCCGAGGTCGCGCAGGGGTTCCTGCAGGCCTTGTTCGAGTACCAGTCGATGCTCGCCGAACTGACTGGCCTCGAGGTGGCAAACTGTTCGATGTACGACGCGGCGACGGCGCTGGGTGAGGCAGCGCTGCTCGCCGACCGCGTCCGGGGGACGAGCGGTTCGGAGGTGCTGGTCTCGGACCTGGTTCGTGAGGAGCGGCTGTCGGTTCTCGAGAACTACCTCACCGGGAACGACATGACGGTTGCGACGTACCCAACCGAGGACGGAATCACCGATCAGGAAGCCCTCGCCGACCACGTCACCGACGAGACGGTGATGGTGTACGCCGAGAATCCCACCGCTGTCGGCACCATCCAGGAGGACCTCGCGGCAGTCGGCGACGTCGCCGACGAGCACGACGCGCTGTTCTGTCTGGGCACCGACCCGGTCGCGCTCGCGCTGCTCGAAGAGCCGGCCGCCGTCGGCGCCGACGTCGTCGTCGGGGACGCGAGCGTCCTGGGACTGTCGTCGGCCTACGGACTGGGACTTGGACTGTTCGCGACCCGAGAGGACTATCTCCGACAGGTCCCGGGCCGACTCGTCGGCGCCAGTGAGGACACAGACGACAGGCGCGCGTACACGTTGACCCTGCAGACCCGGGAACAGCACATCCGGAAGGAGCGCGCGACGTCGAACATCTGCACGAACCAGGCGTGGGTCGCGTTGCGGACCGCGATTCACGTCGCCTGGCTCGGCACGACCGGGCTGGTCGACCTGGCCGAGGAGTGCGTCCAACTCCCGCGCGAACTGGCCGCCGAGGTCGACGACATTGAGGGTGTCACTGCACCGGTCCACGACCGCCACCACTTCCGCGAGTTCCTGATGGAGACGCACCGGGACGCCGAGCAGGTCGCCGCCGGCCTCGAGGCTGAAGGATTCGCGGTACACGCCGTCGACGAACACCACGTCCAGGTCTGTGTCACTGACACAAACCGCCACGAGTGCAGCGAGTTCGTGGACGCCGTTGAGGAGGTGGTCGCCTGATGCAGCGCTACGAACAGGCCGTCTGGAGCGAGACGGACGGCCCCCGGTACGAGCCCCTGCTCGCGGAGAAGAACGAACGGACAGTCGACGTCCAAGAGCGGTCGTCGCTGCCCGATGACGTGACGCGAGACTCCGTGACGCTCCCGGAACTATCGGAGCCCGAGATCGCGCGCCACTACACGCGGCTCTCTCAGATGAACTACGGCGTCGAGAACGGGCCGTTCCCGCTCGGCTCGTGTACGATGAAGTACAACCCCAAGTTCACTGAGGAAGTCGCTGCACTTCCCGACGCGGCCGTGCATCCGGACCGGTCGGCCGAGAGCACGCAGGGCACGCTCGCGGTGTACGCGAAACTGCAGGATTATCTGGGCCGGATCGGCGGGATGGATGCGGTCACGCTGCAGCCACCGGCGGGTGCTGCCGGCGAGTTCACGGGTATCCTCGTCGCCAGGGCGTACCACGAGCACAACGGCGAGGGGGACCGTAGCGAAGTGATTGTTCCCGCGAGCGCCCACGGGACGAACTTCGCGAGCGCGGTGATGGCGGGCTACGACGTGGTCGAACTCCCGCCGGGCGACGACGGACGAGTTGATCTCGACAGCCTGGAGGCAGCCGTCAGTGAGGACACGGCGGCGCTGATGCTCACGAACCCGAACACGCTCGGGCTCTTCGAGCGCGACATCGAGGAGATCGCGGACGTCGTCCACGACGCCGGCGGCCTGCTGTACTACGACGGCGCGAACCTCAACGCGCTCCTGGGGCAGGCCCGGCCTGGCGATATGGGCTTCGACATCATGCACTTCAACCTCCACAAGACGTTCGCGACGCCCCACGGCGGCGGCGGCCCGGGCGCGGGACCGATCGGCGTCACCGAGGAGTTAGCCGACTTCCTCCCCGCACCGCAGGTGGGGGACGACGGCGACGAGTACGAGCTGTACGAGCCGGAACACTCCATCGGGAAGGTCCACGGCGCGATGGGGAACTGGCTCGTCCTGTTGAAAGCCTACGCCTACATCGAACGGCTCGGCGACGACGGGCTAGCGGACACGAGCTCGAAGGCGGTGCTGAACGCGAACTACCTCGCCGAACAGCTCGACCTAGACGTCCCGTTCGGTCCGTTTCACCACGAGTTCGTCGCCAGCGCAGGCGAGCAGGACGCCGCCGACTTTGCCAAGCGGATGCTGGATTACGGCGTCCATCCGCCCACGACGAAGTGGCCGGAGATCGTCTCCGAGGCACTCATGACCGAGCCGACAGAGCTGGAGAGCAAGGACACCCTCGACCAGCTCGCGGACGCGTTCAACGCGGTGGCCGACGAGGACGAGCAGTCACTATCGGACGCGCCATCGTCGACGGCGGCCGGTCGCATCGACCAGACGAGTGCAGCCCGGAATCCGCGGCTGTCCTGGCACGACCTCGAGTGACGCGGCAGGCTGGGCGACCGGTAACGGTCGTGCCAGTGCTCGACGCAGCCCTCCGGTAGCACTGCGGCTATTCCGGGTAGCGAAGGCGTGACGGGGAAGAATTAACACGCGGCGGCCGAGAGTGTTTCGGGAGGGTAGCACACTCATGCTAGAGACAGATGTACTCGTCATCGGTGGCGGTCCAGCGGGCTACGTCGCGGCCATCCGCGCGGGACAGCTCGACAAAACGGTCACGCTCGTCGACCGGAGCGGCGTCGGCGGAACGTGTCTGAATCACGGCTGCATTCCCTCGAAGGCGCTCATCGACGCGGCCGACGACGTTCACGCGGTTCGGAACGGAGAGGACCGCGGCATCGAGGCGGACGTCGCGGTAGACTTCGAAGGCCTCGTGGGCTGGAAGGACCGCGTCGTGCGCCGACTCACGAAGGGAGTCGAGAAGCTCTGCAAGGCAAACGGCGTGACGCTTCGCGAGGGGACAGCCCGGTTAGTCGGAGACCACCGCGCGGAAATCAGGACAGGCGGGAACGGTGACGCGGAAACGGTCGCGTTCGATCACGCGATCGTTGCCACCGGCAGCAGCCCGATCGAACTCCCGGGGTTCTCCTTCGACGACGACCCGATTCTGGACGCGAAGGCGGCACTGGACCTCGATACACTCCCCGACGAACTGGTTGTCGTCGGCGCCGGCTACATCGGGATGGAGCTGTCGACGATGTTCGCCAAGCTCGGGACGGACGTGACCGTCGTCGAGATGCTGGACGCGCCGCTGCCCCGGTACGCGGACGACTTGACCCAGCCGGTGGCGAAGCGCGCGGAGAAGCTCGGGCTGTCGTTCCGGTTCGGTCGCGTGGCGTCTAACTGGGAGCGGGTCGACGACGGACAGATACGGATCACGACCGAACCAGCCGAAGACGGAACGGACGAGGATGCGGTCGAATCGTTCACGGCCGACAAAGTACTGGTCGCAGTCGGCCGTGAACCGGTCTCTGATACAGCCGGAATCGACGCTCTCGCCGTCGAGTGCGACGAGAACGGGTTCGTCGAGACGGACGAATTCGGGCGGACGAACGTCGACCACGTCTTCGCCGTCGGTGACGTGGCGGGCGAACCAATGCTCGCCCACGAAGGCACCGCTGCGGGCGTCGTCGCGGCCGAGGCGATTGCAGGCGCGGAGCCCGACCCGGTCGGCACCGTTCCGAGCGTCGTGTTCACCGACCCCGAGATCGGGGCTGTCGGGCTGACCGAAGCCGAGGCACGCGAACGGGGATACGAACCGACGACAGGTGAGTTCCCGTTCCGCGCGAGCGGCCGCGCGCTGGCGGCCGACGAACGAGCCGGGTCTGTGAAGCTCGTCGCGGATGCCGGTTCCGGGACCATTCTCGGCGGGCAAATCGTCGGTCCGGAGGCGTCCGAGTTGACCGCCGAAATCGGCCTGGCGGTCGAACAAGCGCTGACGCTCTCGGACGTCGCGACGACCGTCCACGCGCATCCCACCCTCTCTGAAGCGATTATGGAAGCGGCCGAATCCGCGCTCGGCCACCCAATCCACACCTTCGACCGATGACTGCCGCCACCTAGCCACGCTAGCGACGACGACATCGTGTGCCGGGGCTGCAATGCGACAACACGTCTGTCTGGCGGGCTACGGGACTACCACCCGTCGAAGTTACACGCTCTCGTCCAGAACGGTAGAATTGAGGTCGGGAGTCCGCCGGGAGTGGTTCCGTTACCGGCTGGCGACGGCCTCGATCTCGACGCCGACGCCTTTCGGGAGTTCGTCGACGCCGACGGCGCTACGGGCCGGCGGGGCCTCGTCGAAGTAGCCACTGTACACTGTATTCATCTCCTCGAAGTCGTCGATATCGTCGAGGAAGACGTTGACTTTGAGGACGTCGCTCGTCGTCAGCCCGGCTTCGGCGAGCACCGCCTCCACGTTGTCGAGCGCTTGTTCGGTCTGTTCGGAAATCGGCGCATCGTCGAGTAGTTCACCGTCGGGTGTCGCAGGGAGCTGTCCGGCGGTGAAGACGAGGTCGTCGGTTGCAGTCGCCTGGCTGTACGCACCGACGGCTGCTGGCGCTTCGGCTGTCTCTATGGTTCGCACCATATCCCAATCACGCTGCCACACTGACTTAAAACGTGGTGCAGTCCGACCGTTCTCCCGGTGTGGCTTGCTTTCCCAAGGATTTTTACGCTAACAGAAGGAAGCGGTGACGTATGTTACCGGAGGGTAATCTATCGGCAACGGACCCAGAGGTTCACGCTGCGATCGACGGAGAAGAACAACGGCAGGAACAGAATCTGGA contains these protein-coding regions:
- a CDS encoding IclR family transcriptional regulator — encoded protein: MDRENDGEWRKTTAMSLRIVDAIEELGGATLSEIADHMSLSSSTLYTHLNTLEEFGYVTKAGDEYHLGLNLFHLGEIARYRDDRYRLAKEKAFELADVTNEEVNFAVEENGRSIILFDETNNPASEGYQVGRYFYMHNSASGKAMLAEFDEERREAVLDRWGLPQETENTIVDRDELRAELARTRERGYAVNDQEALEGLRSVAVPVDDPDGGVFGSLDVSGPPYRLPPDEELAGLLQDVVDELEASIATK
- the ilvA gene encoding threonine ammonia-lyase → MSIEFEAIQRAQDRIDDESVARETPIETSRTLDHDTDGRVFLKMEHLQRTGSFKTRGAYNKLSQIEEDDEQTAERAIAASAGNHAQGVALAAAKTGLDATIVMPTNAPQSKIDATRGYGADVELHGQNFQAAMNHAQSLVDENAVFVHAYDDPDIVAGQGTLGLEILDQVPDADTVVVPIGGGGLIGGVSKAIAERAPSVRVVGVQAEDAATVPQSLQKGAPQTIDSVQTIADGIATGGISELTYDLIDQHVDEVVTVSDTEIAHSIRYLLERTKQMVEGAGAATVAALLNDYVDVTDETIVPVLSGGNLSATMLQRTLTHELTYRQQLVQLRVRIIDEPGKMGDIASIIANENANIRSVNHERAVDELKVGEAYLDIRIETSGNRHTRRIIQAIEDADYEVSRLN
- the gcvT gene encoding glycine cleavage system aminomethyltransferase GcvT, translated to MSTRKPPLHETHLQSGADFTDFGGWDMPVSFDSIRTEHAAVRDSAGIFDVSHMGEVTVGGPDATELTNRLTTNDVTELDPGDAQYACILSEDGTIIDDTVVYFQPDGEEYLFVPNAGNDEAMADRWTDHAAAHDLEATVTNRTGELGMFAVQGPDAVEAVQTAATDPLEDVSRFSARDTTINGADCLAARTGYTGEDGFELIFDTDDSKAVWDAFDDVQACGLGARDTLRLEAGLLLSGQDFHVEDEPRTPYETRLSFVVDDSKSFFVGQAALQDAADPDELLVGLELDERAVPRHGYPILHDGEQVGHVTSGTMSPTLEVPIALGYVDAAYADEGTSLAVEVRDRSAAATVVSHRFLQEHRE
- the gcvH gene encoding glycine cleavage system protein GcvH; the protein is MAFDVPDGLYYTESHEWIDPDGDTARIGITDFAQDELGDIVFVELPATDAELDEGDELAVIESIKAVSDVYTPVAGAVVAGNEAVGDEPELVNDDPYGDGWLVELELDEDFDTDSLLSAAEYREQIE
- the gcvPA gene encoding aminomethyl-transferring glycine dehydrogenase subunit GcvPA: MSQQTQNTRSERQSGGSPYAPHTAADVEAMLDVIGAESVDDLFDVPPSVRFDGSFGIEASSEQAVVRDVSDTLAQNEQLTEFLGRGRYNHYVPSVVDDLSSRSEFLTSYTQYQPEVAQGFLQALFEYQSMLAELTGLEVANCSMYDAATALGEAALLADRVRGTSGSEVLVSDLVREERLSVLENYLTGNDMTVATYPTEDGITDQEALADHVTDETVMVYAENPTAVGTIQEDLAAVGDVADEHDALFCLGTDPVALALLEEPAAVGADVVVGDASVLGLSSAYGLGLGLFATREDYLRQVPGRLVGASEDTDDRRAYTLTLQTREQHIRKERATSNICTNQAWVALRTAIHVAWLGTTGLVDLAEECVQLPRELAAEVDDIEGVTAPVHDRHHFREFLMETHRDAEQVAAGLEAEGFAVHAVDEHHVQVCVTDTNRHECSEFVDAVEEVVA
- the gcvPB gene encoding aminomethyl-transferring glycine dehydrogenase subunit GcvPB, which translates into the protein MQRYEQAVWSETDGPRYEPLLAEKNERTVDVQERSSLPDDVTRDSVTLPELSEPEIARHYTRLSQMNYGVENGPFPLGSCTMKYNPKFTEEVAALPDAAVHPDRSAESTQGTLAVYAKLQDYLGRIGGMDAVTLQPPAGAAGEFTGILVARAYHEHNGEGDRSEVIVPASAHGTNFASAVMAGYDVVELPPGDDGRVDLDSLEAAVSEDTAALMLTNPNTLGLFERDIEEIADVVHDAGGLLYYDGANLNALLGQARPGDMGFDIMHFNLHKTFATPHGGGGPGAGPIGVTEELADFLPAPQVGDDGDEYELYEPEHSIGKVHGAMGNWLVLLKAYAYIERLGDDGLADTSSKAVLNANYLAEQLDLDVPFGPFHHEFVASAGEQDAADFAKRMLDYGVHPPTTKWPEIVSEALMTEPTELESKDTLDQLADAFNAVADEDEQSLSDAPSSTAAGRIDQTSAARNPRLSWHDLE
- the lpdA gene encoding dihydrolipoyl dehydrogenase; the encoded protein is MLETDVLVIGGGPAGYVAAIRAGQLDKTVTLVDRSGVGGTCLNHGCIPSKALIDAADDVHAVRNGEDRGIEADVAVDFEGLVGWKDRVVRRLTKGVEKLCKANGVTLREGTARLVGDHRAEIRTGGNGDAETVAFDHAIVATGSSPIELPGFSFDDDPILDAKAALDLDTLPDELVVVGAGYIGMELSTMFAKLGTDVTVVEMLDAPLPRYADDLTQPVAKRAEKLGLSFRFGRVASNWERVDDGQIRITTEPAEDGTDEDAVESFTADKVLVAVGREPVSDTAGIDALAVECDENGFVETDEFGRTNVDHVFAVGDVAGEPMLAHEGTAAGVVAAEAIAGAEPDPVGTVPSVVFTDPEIGAVGLTEAEARERGYEPTTGEFPFRASGRALAADERAGSVKLVADAGSGTILGGQIVGPEASELTAEIGLAVEQALTLSDVATTVHAHPTLSEAIMEAAESALGHPIHTFDR
- a CDS encoding Rid family detoxifying hydrolase — protein: MVRTIETAEAPAAVGAYSQATATDDLVFTAGQLPATPDGELLDDAPISEQTEQALDNVEAVLAEAGLTTSDVLKVNVFLDDIDDFEEMNTVYSGYFDEAPPARSAVGVDELPKGVGVEIEAVASR